One genomic window of Dehalobacter sp. includes the following:
- a CDS encoding 4Fe-4S dicluster domain-containing protein produces MARYAMVMDTRACIGCQSCTVACRTHNNLPVDMMYNPVTTVGPTGVFPDLHMVHIPLICMHCENTPCVDACPTGASQRRDDGIVFVEEKKCVSCKACVMACPYGARVPNHEKGTVQKCDFCMDRVDKGNVPRCVQTCHQKARVFGDLDDPNGEVSKLVNGNHVVRLLGELGTEPYVFYILGLEAQIR; encoded by the coding sequence GGATACACGCGCTTGTATAGGATGTCAGTCCTGTACGGTAGCTTGCAGAACTCACAATAATCTTCCTGTCGACATGATGTACAATCCGGTGACGACCGTTGGTCCGACCGGTGTATTCCCGGATCTGCACATGGTTCATATTCCCTTGATCTGTATGCATTGTGAAAATACTCCCTGTGTCGATGCCTGCCCCACTGGTGCTTCCCAGCGCCGTGACGACGGGATCGTTTTTGTCGAAGAAAAGAAATGCGTCAGCTGCAAAGCTTGTGTTATGGCTTGCCCGTATGGGGCGCGTGTTCCTAACCATGAAAAAGGAACGGTTCAGAAATGTGATTTCTGTATGGACCGGGTGGATAAAGGCAATGTTCCGCGCTGTGTTCAAACCTGTCATCAGAAAGCCCGTGTTTTCGGTGATCTGGACGATCCAAATGGTGAAGTTTCCAAGCTCGTGAACGGCAATCATGTTGTTCGGCTGCTTGGAGAGCTTGGCACTGAACCTTACGTATTTTACATTCTTGGATTGGAGGCGCAGATTCGATGA